Proteins from a genomic interval of Crassostrea angulata isolate pt1a10 chromosome 7, ASM2561291v2, whole genome shotgun sequence:
- the LOC128157067 gene encoding uncharacterized protein LOC128157067 yields the protein MWRAIVLILNAASVACLLGSDFFSLSPFEQRAFEGVPGIPAEQLYKMADGSVSDAIKLKARLSLSGGAAPVPVVVSGGGSPGAPASVPVNHGGSLSTVSGGSPGRIPSYYSLFRPGPSFGGLQLAYIHPGYPHTGLHHNLATMALID from the exons ATGTGGAGAGCCATAGTACTAATACTAAATGCTGCAA GCGTCGCCTGTCTGTTGGGGAGCGATTTCTTCTCCCTGTCCCCGTTTGAACAGCGTGCATTCGAAGGTGTACCCGGGATCCCAGCAGAACAGCTCTATAAAATGGCAG ATGGCTCAGTATCTGATGCAATCAAACTGAAGGCCAGGCTTTCCCTGTCCGGTGGGGCAGCTCCAGTTCCCGTTGTCGTCTCCGGGGGTGGATCTCCGGGCGCCCCTGCCTCTGTCCCGGTCAACCACGGCGGCAGTCTCTCGACCGTTTCGGGAGGATCGCCTGGACGGATTCCCTCCTACTACTCCCTGTTCCGGCCAGGCCCGTCATTCGGGGGACTACAGTTGGCCTACATCCACCCCGGGTACCCCCACACGGGTCTCCACCACAACCTGGCTACCATGGCTTTGATTG ATTAA